One segment of Anatilimnocola aggregata DNA contains the following:
- a CDS encoding DUF1552 domain-containing protein, whose product MATSTAVTRLLNQSSRRSFLRAAGVTLALPMLDALQPKLRAGEKKVVPRRMVCICTPLSVNPNYFFPTDTGRDYTLSPYLEPLAELRNDFSVISGLSHPDVGSSHDSIFSFLTAAPHPEIRAGFRNSISLDQFAAEHLGGQTRFPSLSLSAEGFGLSWTRSGALVPPDLYPASVFAKMFLDGRPDEVESQKRRLRNGKSILDTLHAQAKQLNPAIGTRDREKLDEYFTSVRELEQRMVVQQEWANRPKPKVDAKQPANNMNSADLIGKNRLMFDLIHLAIQTDSTRLITMLLLGTSNVPPIQGISAGHHDLSHHGQDPKKIEQLKILELEKMKTVQELLSKLKNTQEEGESLLDRTMVYFSSNLGNASNHSTKNLPILFAGGGFNHGQHLAFDPKSPPPLSNLYLSMLHRLGIPSDKFGSSSGTLTGLAAKA is encoded by the coding sequence ATGGCCACTTCAACCGCAGTCACGCGTTTGCTGAATCAATCCTCACGCCGTTCGTTCTTGCGAGCTGCGGGCGTAACTCTCGCGCTGCCGATGCTCGACGCGCTGCAACCCAAGTTGCGCGCGGGTGAGAAAAAGGTTGTGCCACGGCGAATGGTCTGCATTTGCACACCGCTGAGCGTGAATCCGAATTACTTCTTTCCCACCGATACGGGTCGCGACTACACACTCTCGCCCTATCTCGAACCGCTCGCCGAACTGCGGAACGATTTCTCCGTCATCTCGGGCTTGTCCCATCCCGATGTTGGTTCGAGCCACGATTCAATCTTCAGTTTTCTGACTGCCGCACCACATCCCGAGATTCGTGCGGGCTTTCGGAACTCGATTTCGCTCGATCAATTTGCCGCGGAGCATTTGGGAGGCCAAACGCGCTTTCCGAGTTTGTCTTTATCGGCCGAAGGCTTTGGGTTGTCGTGGACGCGCAGCGGAGCGCTCGTGCCGCCGGACCTTTATCCCGCCAGTGTCTTTGCCAAGATGTTTCTCGATGGCAGGCCCGACGAAGTCGAATCCCAAAAGCGCAGGCTGCGGAATGGTAAGAGCATCCTCGATACGCTGCACGCCCAGGCGAAGCAATTGAATCCGGCCATCGGCACGCGCGACCGGGAAAAGCTGGACGAGTACTTCACCAGCGTGCGTGAACTCGAACAGCGGATGGTGGTGCAGCAGGAGTGGGCGAATCGACCCAAGCCGAAAGTCGATGCCAAGCAGCCCGCGAACAACATGAACTCGGCCGATCTTATCGGCAAGAACCGCCTGATGTTCGATTTGATTCACCTGGCCATTCAAACCGACTCGACGCGGCTGATCACCATGCTGCTGCTCGGCACCAGCAATGTGCCGCCGATTCAAGGGATCTCAGCGGGGCACCACGACCTGTCGCATCACGGGCAGGATCCGAAGAAGATCGAGCAGCTGAAGATTCTTGAGCTCGAGAAGATGAAGACCGTGCAGGAGTTGCTCTCCAAGCTAAAGAACACGCAGGAAGAGGGGGAGTCGCTGCTCGACCGGACGATGGTCTACTTCAGCAGCAATTTGGGGAACGCCAGCAATCACTCGACCAAGAACTTGCCGATTCTGTTTGCCGGCGGCGGCTTCAATCATGGCCAGCATCTGGCCTTCGATCCTAAATCGCCACCGCCACTGAGCAATCTTTATCTTTCAATGCTTCATCGCTTGGGCATTCCCAGCGACAAGTTTGGCTCCAGTAGCGGCACTCTCACCGGGCTGGCAGCGAAAGCGTAG
- a CDS encoding Rne/Rng family ribonuclease: MKSEMLVNVSQPEECRIAIIEDGLLEELYIERASADNYVGNIYRGRIVNLEPSIQAAFVDFGVGRNGFLHISDVESQYFRQGGFDPAEAMMGGRNADIDTGEDDNGDSDEEGGEEGDRPPQRQQRQRRPPRGGRPRIKPPIQEIFRRGDEVLVQVIKEGIGTKGPTLSTYISIPGRYLVLMPALGRVGVSRKIEDDQLRRTLRDTLLELNPPKGLGFIVRTAGQDRAKKELSRDMAYLLRLWKVIVRRLRKTTGPGVIYEESDMIIRTIRDIFTAEIDAIYIDQADAYERAKEFLQLVMPRHVNRLHHYDGREPLFHKYKLDQEIAGIHKRKVPLRGGGSIVIDQTEALVAIDVNSGNFRTGDDAETSAFKLNISAAKEIARQLRLRDLGGVVVNDFIDMRREKHRRGVERALRDAMRRDRARTKILRTSPFGLIEMTRQRIRPSLKTAVYSDCPCCTGRGVVKTAESMAIEVVRLLMLASQQPKIARATVKVSEPVGAYLNNKKRREITRLEDDCNMSVQILSSATVFPEHLEIDLRDVEGREIVLPV; this comes from the coding sequence ATGAAAAGCGAAATGTTGGTGAATGTCTCGCAGCCCGAGGAGTGCCGAATTGCCATCATTGAGGATGGCCTGCTGGAAGAGCTGTACATCGAGCGCGCGAGTGCGGACAATTACGTCGGCAATATCTATCGTGGGCGGATCGTAAACCTGGAGCCAAGCATTCAGGCTGCGTTCGTCGACTTCGGCGTCGGCCGCAACGGCTTTCTGCACATCAGCGATGTCGAGTCGCAATACTTCCGCCAAGGTGGTTTCGACCCGGCCGAAGCGATGATGGGCGGCCGCAATGCTGATATCGATACCGGTGAAGACGACAACGGCGACAGCGACGAAGAGGGTGGCGAAGAAGGTGACCGTCCGCCGCAACGCCAACAGCGCCAGCGGCGTCCGCCCCGTGGTGGCCGCCCACGCATCAAGCCGCCGATTCAAGAGATTTTTCGCCGTGGCGACGAAGTGCTGGTGCAAGTCATTAAAGAAGGGATTGGGACCAAGGGTCCAACCCTGTCGACCTACATCAGCATTCCCGGCCGCTACTTGGTGTTGATGCCCGCGCTCGGCCGCGTTGGTGTCTCGCGCAAGATCGAAGACGATCAACTGCGCCGCACCCTGCGAGACACGCTGCTGGAACTTAATCCGCCGAAGGGGCTGGGCTTCATCGTGCGGACTGCTGGTCAGGATCGGGCGAAGAAGGAACTTTCGCGCGACATGGCCTATCTGCTGCGACTGTGGAAGGTGATCGTTCGCCGCTTGCGAAAGACCACTGGACCAGGCGTGATTTACGAAGAAAGCGACATGATCATCCGGACCATTCGCGACATCTTCACCGCCGAGATCGATGCCATCTACATCGACCAGGCCGATGCCTATGAACGGGCCAAAGAATTCTTGCAGCTGGTGATGCCGCGGCACGTGAACCGGTTGCATCATTACGACGGCCGCGAGCCACTGTTCCACAAATACAAGTTGGATCAGGAAATCGCTGGTATTCACAAGCGCAAGGTGCCGCTCCGCGGGGGTGGTTCGATTGTCATCGATCAAACCGAAGCGCTCGTCGCCATCGACGTGAATAGCGGTAACTTCCGCACCGGCGACGATGCCGAAACGAGTGCCTTCAAGCTGAACATCTCGGCGGCGAAGGAAATTGCCCGCCAATTGCGGCTGCGCGATCTGGGCGGTGTCGTAGTGAACGACTTCATCGACATGCGTCGTGAGAAGCATCGCCGCGGTGTCGAACGGGCCCTGCGCGACGCGATGCGCCGCGACCGCGCCCGCACCAAGATTCTGCGAACGAGTCCCTTCGGTTTGATCGAAATGACTCGCCAGCGGATTCGCCCCAGCTTGAAGACGGCTGTTTATAGCGACTGCCCCTGCTGCACGGGCCGTGGTGTGGTGAAGACTGCCGAAAGCATGGCGATTGAAGTCGTTCGCCTGCTGATGCTCGCCAGCCAACAGCCGAAGATTGCCCGGGCTACGGTCAAGGTTTCGGAGCCCGTTGGCGCTTACTTGAACAACAAGAAGCGACGCGAGATCACCCGGCTGGAAGATGACTGCAACATGAGCGTGCAGATTCTCAGCTCGGCGACGGTGTTCCCCGAACACCTGGAAATCGATCTTCGCGATGTCGAAGGTCGCGAGATTGTGCTGCCGGTGTAG
- the pgsA gene encoding CDP-diacylglycerol--glycerol-3-phosphate 3-phosphatidyltransferase, translated as MTTKKKKHATAQLNAITARGTENDIWNVPNIITMVRLVLAIAVFVLIPLHQFTAALIVFVIAASTDWMDGYWARKYGQVTKLGRVLDPFVDKIIICGTYIFLAAEVNSGIAAWMATVVMGRELLVTALRSVIEGSGGDFSAKWAGKVKMVVQCLAVVASLVALRHFAQYGAGTPLPDWLGVVLPIAVWGSIAITIYSGLEYVFIAAKKMN; from the coding sequence ATGACCACCAAAAAGAAAAAGCACGCCACAGCTCAGCTCAACGCAATTACCGCGCGCGGCACCGAGAACGATATCTGGAATGTGCCCAACATCATCACAATGGTGCGGCTCGTCTTGGCGATCGCCGTGTTCGTGCTCATTCCCCTGCACCAATTCACGGCCGCGCTGATTGTGTTCGTGATCGCCGCCAGCACCGATTGGATGGATGGCTACTGGGCCCGCAAGTATGGCCAGGTGACCAAGCTGGGGCGCGTACTCGATCCGTTCGTCGATAAGATCATCATTTGCGGCACCTACATCTTTCTTGCGGCCGAAGTGAACTCAGGCATCGCCGCCTGGATGGCCACCGTCGTGATGGGGCGCGAATTGCTCGTCACCGCGCTCCGCTCGGTGATTGAGGGAAGCGGCGGCGATTTTTCGGCCAAGTGGGCCGGCAAGGTGAAGATGGTCGTGCAATGCCTCGCGGTCGTTGCCAGCCTCGTTGCCCTCCGTCACTTTGCCCAGTACGGAGCAGGCACCCCGCTGCCCGATTGGTTGGGAGTCGTGCTGCCCATCGCCGTCTGGGGTTCCATCGCGATCACCATCTACTCGGGCCTCGAGTATGTCTTCATCGCTGCCAAAAAGATGAATTGA
- a CDS encoding Gfo/Idh/MocA family protein, translated as MKLRAGIVGLGDAWESRHRHALRALSDRFEIKAICCEVAHLAEQAAKDFRAEEMDGFRALCARSDIDVVLILSPQWYGPLPIIAACDYGKSVYCGAALDIDTPAEAAMLKKRVEEAGIAFMAEFPRRLAPATIRMKELIATRLGKPRLLFCHRRSSVEPAGHGRRPTRNCPTMQREMIEQVDWCRYVAGLEPTSVMGIRHSLTGQPDGDDYQMMSLDFSPPGEIGVGPVAQISCGRYMPSSWPEAVSFRPPAALQVCCERGMAFIDLPSSLTWFDEAGRHLESLDSERPVGEHLLMQFYRGVTSLVRKVNDLEDAYRALSVVIAARESYYTGKRVAVNPPTSESP; from the coding sequence ATGAAACTGCGAGCCGGGATCGTGGGTTTGGGAGACGCCTGGGAAAGTCGGCATCGGCACGCCCTGCGGGCCCTCTCCGATCGCTTTGAAATCAAAGCCATCTGCTGTGAAGTGGCCCATCTGGCCGAACAAGCGGCCAAGGACTTTCGCGCGGAAGAAATGGACGGCTTTCGGGCCCTCTGTGCTCGTAGCGATATCGATGTAGTCTTGATTCTCTCACCCCAGTGGTACGGCCCGCTGCCGATCATCGCGGCCTGCGACTATGGCAAGAGCGTTTATTGCGGCGCGGCCCTCGATATCGACACTCCCGCCGAAGCGGCCATGTTGAAGAAGAGGGTCGAAGAGGCAGGCATTGCCTTCATGGCGGAATTTCCCCGCCGTTTAGCTCCCGCGACCATTCGCATGAAGGAACTGATTGCGACGCGTCTGGGCAAGCCGCGACTCCTCTTCTGCCATCGCCGCTCGTCCGTCGAACCTGCTGGCCACGGTCGCCGCCCGACCCGCAATTGCCCGACCATGCAGCGCGAAATGATCGAGCAGGTCGATTGGTGCCGCTATGTCGCCGGCCTGGAGCCAACTTCGGTCATGGGCATTCGCCACAGCCTCACCGGCCAGCCCGATGGCGACGATTATCAAATGATGAGCCTCGATTTTTCCCCTCCTGGCGAAATTGGCGTTGGCCCGGTCGCGCAAATCAGTTGCGGCCGCTATATGCCGTCGTCCTGGCCCGAAGCGGTCTCCTTTCGCCCACCAGCTGCTTTGCAAGTTTGCTGCGAGCGGGGGATGGCCTTCATCGACCTGCCGTCGTCCCTCACCTGGTTCGACGAAGCGGGCCGGCACTTGGAATCGCTCGACAGCGAGCGTCCCGTCGGCGAACATCTACTCATGCAGTTCTATCGGGGCGTGACGAGCCTGGTGCGCAAAGTGAACGACCTGGAAGATGCCTACCGCGCACTGTCGGTCGTCATCGCCGCCCGCGAAAGCTATTACACGGGCAAACGAGTTGCGGTGAATCCGCCGACATCCGAGTCGCCCTAG
- a CDS encoding HisA/HisF-related TIM barrel protein — protein MRVIPVIDLKEGLVVRGVGGRRDEYRPIVSELVHSSHPGAVATALKIAFEFNEIYVADLDAIMLGIPDIESWQAIAETGFSLLLDAGVSTADEAATTWQRLTRLPTENSRLVLGLESWSGPDELQQLAAAGLIPLERVVFSLDLQEGRPITTDAAWKKMTAAEIAAAVLRCGIRSLIVLDLAAVGSGRGISTLPLVRMLRGAYPQLEIIAGGGVRAKQDLSDLSQAGGSAVLVASALHDGRLSPGDLR, from the coding sequence GTGCGAGTGATTCCGGTCATCGATCTGAAAGAAGGACTCGTCGTGCGCGGCGTGGGGGGGCGGCGCGACGAATACCGCCCCATCGTCAGCGAACTCGTCCATTCGTCCCATCCCGGGGCAGTCGCGACCGCGCTCAAAATCGCCTTCGAATTCAACGAAATCTACGTGGCCGATCTCGATGCGATCATGCTGGGCATTCCCGACATCGAATCCTGGCAAGCGATCGCCGAAACCGGTTTTTCGCTCCTCCTCGATGCGGGTGTTAGCACGGCTGACGAAGCGGCGACAACCTGGCAACGGCTAACGAGGTTGCCGACCGAGAATTCTCGCCTGGTACTGGGGCTTGAGTCGTGGAGTGGTCCAGACGAACTGCAGCAACTGGCCGCCGCGGGTCTGATTCCGCTCGAACGAGTTGTCTTCAGTCTCGATTTGCAAGAAGGCCGACCGATTACGACCGACGCGGCTTGGAAAAAAATGACTGCGGCCGAGATCGCCGCAGCAGTGCTGCGCTGTGGCATTCGCAGTCTGATCGTGCTCGATCTGGCCGCTGTGGGGAGCGGTCGGGGCATCTCGACGCTCCCGCTCGTGCGAATGCTAAGGGGGGCTTATCCGCAGTTAGAGATCATCGCGGGGGGAGGAGTTCGCGCAAAGCAGGACTTGAGCGATCTTTCGCAAGCCGGTGGGTCGGCCGTGCTCGTTGCTTCGGCCCTGCACGACGGTCGACTCTCGCCCGGCGATCTGCGCTGA